The following proteins are encoded in a genomic region of Capsicum annuum cultivar UCD-10X-F1 unplaced genomic scaffold, UCD10Xv1.1 ctg2574, whole genome shotgun sequence:
- the LOC124890824 gene encoding uncharacterized protein LOC124890824, translating into MAAVARPRFDENGIELFSGKIGIFSFVVKEPAKQNSKNRTAGTMETKPIQSVTKDITRACLIEKVLPAIRAKRPASDSNNPIFFQQDNASPHIGNNDLEFIEASLQDGFDIRLCFQPSNSPDLNVLDLGFLRAIQSLQYQKAPKNVDELEEAVERSFDKMKAKQLNHVFLTLQSCMLEVMKDSGGNNYKVPHLDKNGLEREENLPL; encoded by the coding sequence ATGGCTGCTGTAGCACGTCCTCGATTTGATGAAAATGGAATTGAGTTGTTTTCTGGAAAAATAGGTATTTTTTCGTTTGTAGTTAAGGAACCAGCTAAGCAGAATAGCAAAAATCGAACAGCAGGAACTATGGAAACAAAGCCCATTCAGTCAGTAACTAAAGATATCACTAGAGCTTGCTTGATAGAGAAAGTTCTTCCTGCTATTAGAGCAAAACGGCCAGCTTCCGATTCAAATAATCCTATCTTTTTTCAACAAGATAATGCAAGCCCACATATTGGTAACAATGATTTGGAATTTATTGAAGCTTCCCTACAAGATGGATTTGACATTAGATTGTGTTTTCAACCATCGAACAGTCCAGATTTAAATGTTTTAGATCTTGGTTTTCTTAGAgcaatccaaagtcttcaatatCAAAAGGCCCCTAAAAATGTTGATGAATTAGAGGAAGCAGTGGAAAGATCTTTTGATAAAATGAAAGCGAAACAACTCAATCATGTATTTCTTACTTTACAATCTTGTATGCTTGAGGTGATGAAAGATAGTGGCGGCAATAATTACAAAGTGCCTCATTTAGACAAAAATGGActagaaagagaagaaaacctTCCTCTCTAA